One window of the Ammospiza nelsoni isolate bAmmNel1 chromosome 17, bAmmNel1.pri, whole genome shotgun sequence genome contains the following:
- the TVP23A gene encoding Golgi apparatus membrane protein TVP23 homolog A isoform X1 — MKQALVDDTEDVSLDFGSEEELALRKARIRHPLATFFHLFFRVSAIVTYLFCDWFSNSFVACFVTILLLLSFDFWSVKNVTGRLLVGLRWWNQIDEDGKSHWVFEAKRVPTVAASTEAEARIFWLGLIICPVIWTMFFFSTLFSLKLKWLALVIAGISLQTANLYGYIHCKLGGPKTISRVTSRLFGTTDVPKRQSRRIAEDGTEDHGKTGTR, encoded by the exons ATGAAGCAG GCGCTGGTGGACGACACCGAGGATGTGTCCCTGGATTTCGGGAGCGAGGAGGAGCTGGCGCTGCGGAAAGCGCGGATCAG GCACCCACTGGCCACCTttttccacctgtttttccGAGTGAGTGCTATTGTTACCTACTTGTTCTGTGACTGGTTCAGCAACAGCTTTGTTGCCTGTTTTGTCACTATTCTCCTCCTTCTATCCTTTGACTTTTGGTCTGTCAAG AATGTGACAGGAAGACTCTTGGTTGGTTTGCGTTGGTGGAACCAGATTGATGAAGATGGAAAAAGTCACTGGGTGTTTGAAGCAAAAAGG GTGCCTACAGTAGCTGCCTCAACTGAAGCTGAAGCCCGAATCTTCTGGCTCGGTCTCATCATCTGCCCAGTGATTTGGACAATGTTTTTCTTTAGCACCTTGTTCTCCTTGAAGCTGAAATGGCTG GCTCTCGTGATTGCTGGCATCTCCCTCCAGACTGCTAATTTATATGGCTACATCCACTGCAAGTTAGGAGGACCAAAAACCATCAGCAGAGTAACCTCAAGGTTGTTTGGCACCACAGATGTTCCCAAGA gacagagcaggagaaTTGCAGAAGATGGCACTGAGGATCATGGGAAGACAGGCACTAGGTAA
- the NUBP1 gene encoding cytosolic Fe-S cluster assembly factor NUBP1 — translation MAEAPGAPEECPGTGSAQAGRAAACQGCPNQGLCAAGAAGPDPAEAAELRARLRAVRHTVLVLSGKGGVGKSTFSALLAHGLAADETKQVALLDIDICGPSIPKIMGLEGEQVHQSGSGWSPVYVEENLGVMSVGFLLSSPDDAVIWRGPKKNGLIKQFLRDVDWGEVDYLIVDTPPGTSDEHLSIVQYLSATRIDGAVIVTTPQEVSLQDVRKEINFCRKVKLPIIGVVENMSGFVCPKCKNESQIFPPTTGGAEKMCQNLSVSLLGKVPLDPQIGKSCDSGQSFLAEAPESPATLSYRNIIQRIQEYCEQHHLQEEKIM, via the exons ATGGCGGAGGCGCCGGGCGCGCCGGAGG AGTGCCCCGGGACCGGCAGCGCCCAGGCGGGCAGGGCGGCCGcctgccagggatgccccaACCAGGGGCTGTGCGCGgccggcgcggccgggccggacCCGG CGGAGGCGGCGGAGCTGCGGGCGCGGCTGCGGGCGGTGCGGCACACGGTGCTGGTGCTCTCCGGGAAGGGCGGCGTGGGCAAGAGCACCTTCAGCGCCCTCCTGGCGCACGGGCTGGCGGCGGACGAGACCAAGCAG GTTGCTCTGCTCGACATAGATATCTGTGGGCCATCGATTCCTAAAATTATGGGTCTAGAAGGAGAACAG GTTCATCAGAGTGGGTCTGGATGGTCTCCAGTG TATGTTGAAGAAAACTTAGGTGTCATGTCAGTGGGATTCTTGCTTAGTAGTCCTGATGATGCTGTCATCTGGAGAGGACCAAAAAAGAATG GGCTGATCAAGCAGTTTCTGCGTGATGTGGACTGGGGTGAAGTGGATTACCTGATTGTGGACACGCCCCCAGGGACGTCGGATGAGCACCTGTCCATCGTGCAGTACCTCAGTGCCACCCGCATCGACGGCGCTGTCATCGTCACCACCCCCCAG GAAGTGTCACTTCAGGATGTTCGGAAGGAGATCAACTTCTGCCGCAAGGTGAAGCTGCCCATCATAGGTGTGGTGGAGAACATGAGTGGCTTTGTGTGTCCCAAGTGTAAG AATGAATCTCAGATCTTTCCCCCAACTACTggtggtgcagagaagatgtgCCAGAACTTGAGTGTTTCTCTCCTGGGTAAAGTGCCTCTGGATCCACAGATAG GAAAAAGTTGTGACAGCGGCCAGTCTTTCTTGGCTGAAGCACCTGAGTCTCCAGCTACACTGTCTTACAGGAATATCATTCAAA GAATTCAGGAGTACTGTGAACAACACCatttgcaagaagaaaagatAATGTAA
- the TVP23A gene encoding Golgi apparatus membrane protein TVP23 homolog A isoform X2, with protein MCPWISGARRSWRCGKRGSGTHWPPFSTCFSESEALMHLQYSESFWFIQNVTGRLLVGLRWWNQIDEDGKSHWVFEAKRVPTVAASTEAEARIFWLGLIICPVIWTMFFFSTLFSLKLKWLALVIAGISLQTANLYGYIHCKLGGPKTISRVTSRLFGTTDVPKRQSRRIAEDGTEDHGKTGTR; from the exons ATGTGTCCCTGGATTTCGGGAGCGAGGAGGAGCTGGCGCTGCGGAAAGCGCGGATCAG GCACCCACTGGCCACCTttttccacctgtttttccGA AAGTGAAGCACTGATGCACCTCCAGTATTCTGAAAGCTTCTGGTTCATCCAg AATGTGACAGGAAGACTCTTGGTTGGTTTGCGTTGGTGGAACCAGATTGATGAAGATGGAAAAAGTCACTGGGTGTTTGAAGCAAAAAGG GTGCCTACAGTAGCTGCCTCAACTGAAGCTGAAGCCCGAATCTTCTGGCTCGGTCTCATCATCTGCCCAGTGATTTGGACAATGTTTTTCTTTAGCACCTTGTTCTCCTTGAAGCTGAAATGGCTG GCTCTCGTGATTGCTGGCATCTCCCTCCAGACTGCTAATTTATATGGCTACATCCACTGCAAGTTAGGAGGACCAAAAACCATCAGCAGAGTAACCTCAAGGTTGTTTGGCACCACAGATGTTCCCAAGA gacagagcaggagaaTTGCAGAAGATGGCACTGAGGATCATGGGAAGACAGGCACTAGGTAA